From the Ruania alkalisoli genome, one window contains:
- a CDS encoding ROK family protein, with amino-acid sequence MSALLGIDYGGTRTKLLLVDSGTQEVLDRRSVPTGRLAALADAVREVTTDRSVSRFGLTIAGTLDPGTGVVGRSTNMPWLDGLAPAAGLAEQVGIPGVAVQDGTAMAIAEATLGAGRDARDVFVIALGTGVAGAHVVDGEVRAGAHGGAGEIGHVAVGAPHTCSCGQVGCLETLIGGGQLGRRWEQERAGAQAPASSTATARDVVMAAEAGDRAAQAVLARATDGLARAILQASALLDPGVIVVGGGLARSPRWTVHPAVEAAGRAATFHRLPEIRTAALGVWAGAYGAMLAADTAAAGSPPSDSGAAPSTRFTAS; translated from the coding sequence GTGAGCGCACTGCTGGGCATCGACTACGGCGGTACCCGCACGAAGTTGTTGCTCGTGGACTCCGGGACGCAGGAGGTGCTCGACCGTCGCAGCGTGCCGACCGGGCGCCTGGCGGCGCTCGCCGACGCCGTGCGAGAGGTGACCACCGATCGGTCCGTGAGCCGGTTCGGCCTGACCATCGCCGGCACGCTGGACCCTGGCACCGGGGTGGTCGGCCGGAGCACGAACATGCCCTGGTTGGACGGCCTCGCGCCGGCGGCCGGGCTGGCCGAACAGGTCGGGATCCCCGGGGTGGCGGTGCAGGACGGGACCGCGATGGCGATCGCCGAGGCCACACTCGGCGCCGGCCGCGACGCACGCGACGTCTTCGTGATCGCGCTCGGCACCGGTGTGGCGGGCGCGCACGTGGTCGATGGGGAGGTCCGCGCCGGTGCCCACGGGGGTGCGGGCGAGATCGGTCACGTGGCGGTCGGCGCACCGCACACGTGTTCCTGCGGGCAGGTCGGGTGCCTGGAGACGCTCATCGGCGGCGGCCAGCTCGGGCGACGTTGGGAGCAGGAGCGGGCCGGCGCACAGGCTCCGGCGAGCAGTACGGCCACGGCGAGGGACGTCGTCATGGCAGCCGAGGCCGGGGATAGGGCCGCCCAGGCTGTGCTCGCCCGGGCGACCGATGGTCTCGCGCGGGCGATCCTGCAGGCGAGCGCACTGCTGGACCCGGGGGTGATCGTCGTCGGAGGTGGGCTCGCCCGGTCCCCCCGGTGGACCGTTCATCCTGCCGTGGAGGCGGCTGGCCGTGCGGCCACCTTCCACCGCCTGCCGGAGATCCGCACGGCGGCGCTGGGTGTGTGGGCTGGAGCCTACGGCGCGATGCTCGCCGCCGATACGGCAGCCGCCGGAAGCCCTCCGAGCGACTCCGGAGCGGCTCCGAGTACAAGGTTCACCGCCTCGTAG
- a CDS encoding NAD(P)-dependent oxidoreductase, with the protein MKLLVPSSIPLQVHAPDGVTTVVYDVHSPIPDEHRDAEAIVVWGNPGERLRALPGELPDLVWIQALMAGTDAVEAAGFDPAITLCSGRGLHDAPVAEHTLALLLAAARRLDKAVLAQADSTWRAWEDVNQPFGAPEHLSTLSGARVLVWGFGGIGTRLAGYLTALGAQVTGVATTAGEREGYPVITPAELPTALPQTDVLVNILPATPATTGAVGTEVLDALPRHAWLVNVGRGATVDEPALLAALESGSIAGAALDVFATEPLPADSPLWQAPNMIITPHSAGGRPERPERLIVENLRRLRAGDELLNVVAR; encoded by the coding sequence ATGAAGCTGCTGGTTCCGAGTTCGATCCCGCTGCAGGTCCACGCTCCCGACGGCGTCACAACCGTGGTCTACGACGTGCACTCGCCCATCCCGGACGAGCACCGCGACGCCGAGGCGATCGTGGTCTGGGGAAACCCGGGAGAACGGCTGCGTGCACTGCCCGGCGAACTGCCGGATCTCGTGTGGATCCAGGCGCTCATGGCAGGCACAGACGCCGTCGAGGCCGCAGGTTTCGATCCTGCGATCACCCTGTGCTCGGGTCGCGGTCTGCACGATGCGCCGGTGGCCGAGCACACCCTCGCCCTGCTCCTGGCCGCCGCTCGCCGGCTCGACAAGGCGGTGCTCGCACAGGCCGACTCGACATGGCGCGCGTGGGAGGACGTCAACCAGCCGTTCGGGGCACCTGAGCATCTGAGCACCCTCTCCGGGGCCCGGGTGCTCGTGTGGGGCTTCGGGGGGATCGGCACCCGCCTGGCGGGCTACCTGACGGCGTTGGGCGCCCAGGTCACGGGCGTCGCCACGACCGCGGGCGAGCGTGAGGGCTACCCGGTGATCACACCGGCCGAGCTGCCGACGGCGCTGCCACAGACCGATGTGCTCGTGAACATCCTTCCGGCCACACCGGCCACCACCGGAGCGGTCGGGACCGAGGTGCTGGACGCACTGCCCCGACACGCCTGGCTCGTCAACGTCGGCCGTGGCGCCACCGTGGACGAGCCGGCGCTGCTGGCGGCACTGGAGTCCGGATCGATCGCCGGAGCAGCGCTCGACGTCTTTGCAACCGAACCGCTCCCGGCCGACTCACCGCTGTGGCAGGCGCCGAACATGATCATCACCCCGCACTCGGCCGGAGGGCGTCCCGAGCGCCCTGAGCGTCTGATCGTCGAGAACCTGCGCCGCCTGCGAGCAGGGGACGAGCTCCTCAACGTCGTCGCCCGCTGA
- a CDS encoding NCS2 family permease produces the protein MSTSSTRAATATGLLDRFFMITARGSTLGREIRGGLVTFFAMSYIIVLNPLIIGTVADGSGSFIGGDEGLAVARVAAATALVAGVMSILMGLVANFPLALAAGLGLNAVVAFSIAVLPEMTWADAMGLVVIEGLIILVLVLTGFREAVFRAVPKELRTAISVGIGLFIAFIGLVDAGIVRIPVSLATPVEMGVAGSLAGWPALVFVVGLLLAIVLHLRKVRGALLIAIIAGTVLAVVIEAIAHVGGSVNADGSPNSTGWRLNSPELPDTWVRLPDFSLLGQFSLLGSFEKISAVTVVLLVFSLLLADFFDTMGTMVAVGSEGKLLDSDGHPYGTRRILVVDSLAAVAGGAGSVSSNTSYIESAAGVGDGARTGLASVVTGLAFLLATFLAPVVDMVPYEAATPALVVVGFLMMTQVSGIDWKNAEVSIPAFLTIVLMPFTYSITAGMGAGFIAYVVIKVALGKARAVHPLMWVTAVLFILYFVRGPLQSLAG, from the coding sequence ATGAGCACCTCTTCCACGAGAGCCGCGACGGCGACTGGCCTGCTGGACCGATTCTTCATGATCACCGCACGCGGTTCGACGCTCGGGCGGGAGATCCGAGGCGGACTGGTCACCTTTTTCGCGATGAGCTACATCATCGTCCTGAATCCGCTGATCATCGGTACCGTCGCCGATGGTTCCGGCTCGTTCATCGGAGGGGACGAAGGACTCGCCGTGGCACGGGTGGCGGCTGCCACGGCGCTCGTCGCCGGAGTCATGAGCATCCTCATGGGCTTGGTGGCGAACTTCCCGCTCGCGCTGGCGGCCGGGCTGGGCCTGAATGCCGTGGTGGCGTTCTCGATCGCGGTCCTGCCGGAGATGACCTGGGCAGATGCGATGGGGCTGGTGGTGATCGAAGGGTTGATCATCCTGGTGCTCGTGCTGACCGGCTTCCGCGAGGCGGTCTTCCGGGCGGTGCCGAAGGAGCTGCGCACGGCGATCAGCGTGGGGATCGGGCTGTTCATCGCCTTCATCGGGTTGGTGGACGCCGGCATCGTGCGCATCCCGGTCTCGCTCGCCACCCCCGTGGAGATGGGCGTGGCGGGCTCGCTCGCGGGCTGGCCCGCGCTGGTGTTCGTGGTGGGACTGCTGCTCGCGATCGTGCTGCACTTACGCAAGGTGCGCGGTGCGCTGTTGATCGCGATCATTGCCGGGACCGTGCTGGCCGTGGTGATCGAGGCGATCGCGCATGTGGGTGGATCGGTGAACGCGGACGGTTCACCCAACTCCACCGGATGGCGGCTGAACAGCCCGGAGCTGCCGGATACCTGGGTGCGCCTGCCTGACTTCTCCCTGCTGGGTCAGTTCTCCCTCCTCGGGTCCTTCGAGAAGATCAGCGCTGTCACTGTGGTGCTGCTGGTGTTCTCGCTCCTGCTGGCCGACTTCTTCGACACCATGGGCACGATGGTGGCCGTGGGGAGTGAGGGCAAACTGCTCGACTCCGACGGGCACCCGTACGGAACCCGGCGGATCCTGGTGGTGGACTCCCTGGCGGCCGTGGCCGGTGGGGCAGGGTCGGTCTCGTCCAACACCTCCTACATCGAGTCGGCCGCGGGTGTGGGTGATGGGGCCCGCACCGGGTTGGCGTCAGTGGTGACCGGGCTTGCCTTCCTGCTGGCGACGTTCCTGGCTCCGGTGGTGGACATGGTGCCGTATGAGGCCGCTACTCCTGCGCTGGTGGTGGTCGGGTTCCTGATGATGACGCAGGTGAGCGGGATTGACTGGAAGAACGCCGAAGTGTCGATCCCGGCGTTCCTGACGATCGTGCTGATGCCGTTCACCTACTCGATCACGGCGGGTATGGGCGCTGGTTTCATCGCCTATGTGGTGATCAAGGTGGCGCTCGGGAAGGCGCGTGCGGTGCACCCGCTGATGTGGGTGACGGCGGTGCTGTTCATCCTCTACTTCGTGCGGGGGCCGTTGCAGTCGCTGGCTGGCTGA
- a CDS encoding HNH endonuclease signature motif containing protein gives MFDDARWVGRVNDAASDSALVAGCVQLLVEHQQLSLAEQLAVQLPGGALLDRLDLLDLEAVDEATLVEVVAAARRVEARVQEVALHAAAELAQRPAMNPEDLAGHTEGPSDVTGDELALRLCGTKREGRKLVQRGRSLLRTLERTGEALKFGWIDLPRAAVIADGLEGVSWQVAMAVEEAVIERAPRRTVAQLRSDVAKALIAVDPAEAEVRAQARRSDRHVSRPQALPDGVASLRVEGPAAEVLALDVALESTARSAKAQGDPRTLDQLRFDALTGLGSRALASGVFGVDGACDAVRVDGRTAAGGAPAGHADRSLAGTGVRDGGAALGVVGGRRPEIQVVVTLEHLQGGLACGGADADAAECLCAGAPCACGGDVNSIRLDDVPMLSGYGPITPTAARAIAAGGIWRRLVTDPVSRTVVDVGSARYRPPAGMAELVRARDGTCVRPGCGHQARFCQLDHTVPFDAGGPTSVANLGPLCVRDHLIKTHGDFTVTQPEPGLFEWVTPTGHRYRREREGTTIPVGIVKQSGDDPPF, from the coding sequence ATGTTCGACGATGCGAGGTGGGTGGGGCGCGTGAATGACGCTGCGTCCGACTCTGCGCTGGTAGCCGGGTGTGTTCAGCTCCTCGTCGAGCACCAGCAGTTGTCGCTCGCCGAGCAGCTCGCGGTCCAGCTTCCCGGCGGTGCGCTGCTGGACAGGTTGGATCTTCTCGACCTGGAAGCAGTCGACGAGGCGACATTGGTGGAGGTCGTGGCCGCAGCGCGCCGGGTCGAGGCCCGTGTGCAGGAGGTCGCGTTGCATGCTGCCGCGGAGTTGGCGCAGCGGCCGGCGATGAATCCCGAGGATCTGGCCGGCCATACCGAGGGTCCGAGCGACGTGACGGGGGACGAGCTCGCACTCCGGCTGTGTGGCACCAAGCGGGAGGGTCGCAAGCTGGTCCAGCGCGGCCGGTCGTTGCTGCGCACCCTGGAGCGGACGGGCGAAGCGCTGAAGTTCGGCTGGATCGACCTCCCGCGGGCTGCGGTGATCGCCGATGGGCTCGAGGGGGTCTCGTGGCAGGTGGCGATGGCCGTCGAGGAGGCCGTGATCGAGCGAGCCCCGCGTCGCACGGTGGCCCAGTTGCGTTCTGACGTGGCGAAAGCGCTGATCGCGGTCGATCCGGCCGAGGCTGAGGTTCGTGCGCAGGCGCGGCGTTCCGATCGGCACGTCAGTAGGCCACAGGCTCTTCCCGACGGCGTCGCCTCCCTGCGCGTGGAGGGCCCGGCCGCCGAGGTGCTCGCCTTGGACGTTGCCCTGGAGTCGACGGCTCGGTCAGCGAAAGCGCAAGGGGATCCGCGGACACTGGATCAGCTGCGCTTCGACGCGCTGACTGGACTCGGCTCGCGTGCCCTGGCCTCCGGGGTCTTCGGGGTTGATGGTGCCTGTGATGCAGTGCGAGTTGATGGACGAACCGCTGCGGGTGGCGCACCTGCCGGGCATGCTGATCGGAGCCTGGCGGGGACTGGTGTGCGTGATGGTGGTGCGGCGCTCGGAGTGGTCGGCGGACGGCGCCCGGAGATCCAGGTGGTCGTCACGCTCGAGCACCTCCAGGGTGGCCTTGCCTGTGGCGGCGCCGATGCCGATGCCGCTGAGTGCTTGTGCGCGGGCGCTCCCTGTGCCTGTGGCGGCGACGTGAACTCGATCCGGCTCGACGATGTCCCCATGCTCTCGGGCTACGGGCCCATCACCCCGACCGCGGCGCGAGCGATCGCGGCCGGCGGCATCTGGCGACGACTCGTCACCGACCCCGTCAGTCGAACGGTCGTCGATGTCGGGAGCGCCCGGTATCGACCGCCCGCGGGGATGGCGGAACTGGTCCGGGCGCGGGACGGCACATGTGTTCGGCCCGGATGTGGCCATCAGGCGCGATTCTGCCAGCTCGACCATACGGTGCCCTTCGACGCCGGTGGTCCCACTAGTGTGGCCAACCTCGGTCCACTCTGCGTGCGCGACCACCTCATCAAGACTCACGGCGACTTCACCGTGACGCAGCCGGAACCAGGCCTGTTCGAGTGGGTCACGCCGACCGGGCATCGGTACCGGCGAGAGCGCGAGGGCACCACCATCCCGGTGGGGATCGTGAAGCAGTCCGGTGACGATCCGCCGTTCTGA
- a CDS encoding MarR family winged helix-turn-helix transcriptional regulator gives MGTERAPESACAPRPPGGLASRLRTTLLRTSRKLRAEHAGDLSEAQRAVLGGVVTNGPFTPGELAAREHVQPPSMTRMIRGLEESGLLARTAHPTDRRQVLVTATDAGRAYIKETRRRRDEWLSRRLAALTPAERQTLSDAEEILRRITTQ, from the coding sequence ATGGGAACTGAGCGTGCACCAGAGAGCGCCTGTGCGCCACGACCGCCGGGTGGCCTCGCCTCCCGGCTCCGGACGACGTTGCTGCGGACCTCGCGCAAGTTGCGGGCGGAGCACGCCGGGGATCTCAGTGAGGCCCAACGGGCAGTGCTGGGCGGTGTGGTCACGAACGGTCCCTTCACCCCCGGGGAGCTGGCGGCGCGAGAGCACGTCCAGCCTCCCTCGATGACCAGGATGATCCGCGGACTTGAGGAGTCGGGACTCCTGGCCCGCACGGCCCACCCCACCGATCGCCGCCAGGTGCTCGTGACCGCGACGGACGCCGGACGCGCCTACATCAAGGAGACCCGGCGCCGTCGGGACGAGTGGCTCTCGCGGCGGCTCGCCGCCCTGACGCCCGCGGAACGCCAGACCCTGTCCGATGCCGAAGAGATCCTGAGGAGGATCACCACCCAGTGA
- a CDS encoding MFS transporter, whose amino-acid sequence MSRMFASLRLYNYRLWFAGALVANVGTWMQRIAQDWLVLTELSDNSGIAVGIVTGLQFVPAVLLTPYAGVLADRLDKRKLLLATQGAMGLLAAALGLLVLLGQAELWHVYVFALLLGIASAFDVPARQTFVAELVPASGLPNAVALNSASFNAARMIGPAVAGLLIAVVGPGWVFLINAVSFAATIAAMLVMRTSELRQVPRTPRAKGQLRAGVAYVRHRSDIVLIMIVVFVVGGIGLNFQLTSAVMAKVEFGRDAGEYGLLGSILALGSLAGALVAARRKRPRVRVVIMAAFGYAISATLLALAPTYELFALACIPAGFSSLTMLTSANAAIQVSTDPAFRGRVMSLYVVVLFAGNPIGSPLVGWIADAWGPRWSIGVGAIAAFVVAAGAAVWAGRKWEVEVRYRIGKRPHLQLTNAGERSSARRQSQPAHPSQPVQPVESEPVTAVAAASAPDPVTPERGAQEVGTPERAADSADPAAPPARGSAGRAARRRRTPARLTGTTPRH is encoded by the coding sequence GTGAGCAGAATGTTCGCCTCGTTGCGCCTGTACAACTACCGACTCTGGTTCGCAGGCGCCCTCGTGGCGAACGTTGGCACCTGGATGCAGCGCATCGCACAGGACTGGCTCGTCCTCACCGAGCTCTCCGACAACTCCGGTATCGCCGTCGGCATCGTCACCGGACTGCAGTTCGTACCCGCAGTGCTTCTGACCCCCTACGCCGGGGTGCTGGCCGACCGCCTCGACAAGCGCAAGCTGCTGCTGGCCACGCAAGGAGCGATGGGACTGCTCGCCGCCGCGCTCGGCCTTCTGGTGCTGCTCGGTCAGGCCGAACTGTGGCACGTGTACGTCTTCGCACTGTTGCTCGGCATCGCCAGTGCCTTCGATGTGCCCGCCCGGCAGACATTCGTCGCTGAGCTGGTGCCCGCGTCGGGGCTTCCCAACGCGGTGGCCCTGAACAGCGCCTCGTTCAACGCTGCCCGGATGATCGGCCCGGCAGTCGCCGGTCTGCTGATCGCTGTGGTGGGGCCAGGCTGGGTCTTCCTCATCAACGCGGTCTCCTTCGCGGCGACCATCGCCGCGATGCTCGTGATGCGCACGAGTGAACTCCGTCAGGTGCCCCGCACCCCGCGGGCCAAGGGACAGCTGCGCGCAGGGGTCGCCTACGTGCGCCACCGCAGCGACATCGTTCTCATCATGATCGTCGTGTTCGTGGTGGGCGGCATCGGCCTGAACTTCCAGCTCACGTCCGCCGTGATGGCGAAGGTGGAGTTCGGCCGTGATGCGGGCGAGTACGGTCTGCTCGGATCCATCCTCGCCCTCGGCTCTCTCGCCGGCGCCCTGGTGGCGGCTCGTCGCAAGCGCCCCCGCGTGCGCGTGGTGATCATGGCGGCCTTCGGATATGCGATCTCGGCGACTCTGCTCGCGCTCGCACCCACCTACGAGCTGTTCGCGCTCGCGTGCATCCCCGCCGGCTTCAGCTCGCTGACGATGCTCACCTCGGCGAACGCCGCGATCCAGGTCAGTACTGACCCCGCGTTCCGCGGTCGCGTCATGAGCCTCTACGTGGTGGTGCTCTTCGCCGGCAACCCGATCGGTTCACCCCTGGTCGGATGGATCGCTGACGCCTGGGGGCCGCGCTGGTCGATCGGGGTCGGCGCCATTGCCGCCTTCGTCGTGGCTGCCGGCGCCGCAGTGTGGGCGGGGCGCAAGTGGGAGGTCGAGGTGCGCTACCGGATCGGGAAGCGGCCGCACCTGCAGCTGACCAATGCCGGCGAGCGGTCCAGTGCGAGAAGGCAGTCCCAGCCCGCCCACCCGTCCCAGCCCGTCCAGCCAGTCGAGTCAGAGCCTGTGACCGCCGTAGCTGCAGCCAGTGCACCTGATCCGGTCACTCCCGAACGAGGCGCCCAGGAGGTGGGCACGCCTGAACGGGCAGCCGATTCCGCCGATCCCGCCGCACCTCCGGCGCGCGGGTCGGCAGGCCGAGCTGCGCGGCGCCGCCGTACACCGGCGAGGCTGACGGGCACCACTCCGCGCCACTGA
- a CDS encoding YkoF family thiamine/hydroxymethylpyrimidine-binding protein — MSHTSTPPAPAAAAVAAPSPDAYGIGARFSLHPMTDSFIDVILGALDAADSTGLTISTDDVSTHVRGREDRILAYLTEAIAHAGRSGVHTVAHVLLSRGCPGEVACEIADGGAYAPQVPQILRNVPATGIHASAHWALYPLDDEGTDHMAGIYAAIDHAKQLGVFTGSEHYVTRLDGDLADVLGAVVAGWLLVGTDVRHVTTHVTVSLNSPSGQAGAR; from the coding sequence ATGTCCCACACGAGTACACCTCCGGCCCCGGCAGCGGCGGCAGTGGCCGCGCCAAGCCCGGACGCCTACGGCATCGGCGCCCGCTTCTCGCTGCACCCGATGACCGACTCCTTCATCGACGTCATCCTCGGCGCCTTGGATGCCGCCGACTCCACCGGCCTGACGATCAGCACCGACGACGTCTCCACCCACGTCCGCGGCCGCGAGGACCGCATCCTCGCCTACCTCACCGAGGCGATCGCGCATGCCGGCCGCTCGGGCGTGCACACGGTCGCCCACGTGCTCCTCTCCCGCGGGTGCCCCGGGGAGGTGGCCTGCGAGATCGCCGACGGCGGAGCGTACGCCCCGCAGGTGCCTCAGATCCTGCGCAATGTGCCCGCCACGGGTATCCACGCCAGCGCCCACTGGGCGCTCTACCCGCTGGACGACGAGGGCACAGATCATATGGCCGGGATCTACGCCGCGATCGATCACGCCAAGCAGCTGGGCGTCTTCACCGGCTCCGAGCATTACGTGACCCGCCTGGACGGTGACCTTGCCGACGTCCTGGGCGCCGTCGTCGCCGGCTGGCTCCTGGTGGGCACCGACGTGCGGCACGTGACCACGCACGTGACCGTCTCGCTGAACTCCCCGAGCGGCCAGGCAGGTGCCCGATGA
- a CDS encoding ECF transporter S component, whose translation MSAKTPRRRPVTLHDLVLLAVLAVVFGFLYWALVQVWGWMQVAMGPLGDLAQNVLVGGWMVVAPLALYIVRKPGAGIVVEIVASIVEVVFLASPVGPMLILVGLIQGAGAEVAFTATRYRRYGWWVFVASGITAALANLALGMVRFGWMGQDFFALRVGFQFASGIILCGLLAKVIGDALLRTGVLDNYAIGRAARESERATSPSGSAGTSETT comes from the coding sequence ATGAGCGCGAAGACCCCCCGACGGCGTCCGGTCACCTTGCACGATCTCGTCCTGCTGGCGGTGTTGGCGGTGGTGTTCGGATTCCTCTACTGGGCTCTGGTGCAGGTGTGGGGCTGGATGCAGGTGGCCATGGGCCCGCTCGGTGACCTGGCGCAGAATGTTCTCGTCGGCGGCTGGATGGTGGTGGCCCCGCTCGCCTTGTACATCGTGCGCAAGCCCGGGGCCGGGATCGTGGTGGAGATCGTCGCCTCGATCGTGGAGGTCGTCTTCCTCGCCTCCCCGGTCGGGCCGATGCTGATCTTGGTCGGTCTCATCCAGGGCGCCGGTGCTGAGGTGGCGTTCACAGCCACCCGCTACCGGCGGTACGGCTGGTGGGTGTTCGTGGCTTCCGGTATCACGGCGGCGCTCGCGAACCTGGCGCTCGGGATGGTCCGGTTCGGATGGATGGGGCAGGACTTCTTCGCCCTGCGCGTCGGCTTCCAGTTCGCCTCCGGGATCATCCTGTGCGGTCTGCTCGCCAAGGTCATCGGCGATGCGTTGCTGCGCACCGGGGTGCTTGACAACTACGCCATCGGGCGTGCGGCTCGGGAATCAGAGCGTGCGACCAGCCCCTCCGGCTCTGCCGGCACCTCCGAGACCACCTGA
- a CDS encoding ABC transporter ATP-binding protein, whose protein sequence is MVLQLREASVRYPRADAPVLHGVDLDLAAGERLLVLGRSGSGKSSLLRALAGVVPGTIEADVTGSWQVCGQDPRTTPVPELARHVATLTQDPADQLCLPTVVDEVGFALENRAVPPGEIGPRVEAALAAVGAGHLAGRRTSELSGGEGQRVALAAALVARPELLLLDEPTALLDPVAARDIGRLLAGLPEASLLIEHRLDELGALPERSLLLGPDGGVAALGRTVDLLAAEDVAGTGTWVPAGVEVARALRRLAGAPFQPDAAVSGESLGYGLRALDASLPRPRLGPAGSAAAGSAAAGSAPADGCREPGEVLLRADDVTVRRGDRAVVRQVDLQVRSGTITAVLGANGSGKSTLLLGLAGLLPADGVRGTGRVGMVFQNPEHQFLARSARGEIELGLQHETSGNTRDGRADAILASYGLAEVADRDPFRLSGGQQRRLSLAAMGAMADDMLLADEPTFGQDRRTTLAVADQLRRIARRGGAVVLVSHDLRLVASLADQVLLLAHGAPVASGPTADILTPDVLGRAGLRLPPLLEAWIADVHGDPQRLPALLDALDELALAELARDDASRYPDLVPSAR, encoded by the coding sequence ATGGTCCTTCAACTGCGTGAGGCGTCGGTGCGCTATCCCCGTGCCGATGCGCCGGTGCTGCACGGTGTCGATCTGGACCTGGCCGCTGGCGAGCGGTTGCTCGTCCTCGGCCGGTCCGGATCGGGCAAGAGCTCGCTACTACGCGCACTGGCCGGGGTCGTGCCCGGCACGATCGAGGCCGACGTCACCGGGAGCTGGCAGGTGTGCGGTCAGGACCCGCGCACCACGCCGGTTCCCGAGCTGGCCCGTCACGTGGCCACCCTCACACAGGATCCGGCCGACCAGCTCTGCCTGCCTACTGTGGTGGACGAGGTGGGCTTCGCGCTCGAGAACCGGGCGGTACCGCCCGGGGAGATCGGTCCGCGAGTCGAGGCGGCGCTCGCAGCGGTGGGCGCCGGGCACCTCGCCGGTCGCCGCACCAGTGAGCTCTCGGGAGGTGAGGGTCAACGGGTCGCGCTCGCGGCGGCCCTCGTCGCCCGCCCGGAGTTGCTGCTCCTGGACGAACCGACCGCACTGCTGGACCCGGTCGCGGCCCGCGACATCGGGCGGCTGCTCGCCGGCCTCCCGGAGGCGAGCCTGCTGATCGAGCACCGCCTGGACGAGCTCGGTGCACTCCCTGAGCGCAGTCTGCTGCTCGGACCCGATGGGGGTGTGGCGGCCCTTGGGCGAACGGTCGATCTGCTGGCCGCCGAGGACGTCGCTGGGACCGGCACGTGGGTACCGGCGGGGGTGGAGGTGGCGCGCGCACTGCGCCGGCTCGCAGGTGCACCCTTTCAGCCCGACGCAGCAGTCTCAGGTGAGTCGCTCGGGTACGGGCTGCGGGCCCTCGACGCGAGCCTCCCACGGCCCCGGTTGGGGCCCGCGGGGTCGGCTGCGGCTGGTTCGGCTGCGGCTGGTTCAGCGCCGGCAGATGGGTGCCGGGAGCCGGGCGAGGTGCTGCTACGTGCCGACGACGTCACGGTCCGGCGAGGAGATCGTGCCGTGGTGCGGCAGGTGGATCTGCAGGTGCGGTCCGGCACCATCACGGCGGTGCTCGGCGCCAACGGCTCCGGCAAAAGCACCCTGCTGCTCGGCCTGGCGGGACTGCTCCCGGCCGACGGGGTGCGTGGCACGGGCCGGGTGGGCATGGTGTTCCAGAACCCCGAGCACCAGTTCCTCGCCCGATCCGCCCGAGGGGAGATCGAACTCGGACTGCAGCATGAGACATCCGGGAACACGCGCGACGGGCGCGCCGATGCCATCCTTGCCAGCTACGGTCTGGCCGAGGTGGCTGATCGCGATCCGTTCCGCCTCTCCGGGGGGCAGCAGCGCCGCCTGTCACTGGCCGCGATGGGCGCCATGGCTGATGACATGCTGCTCGCCGATGAACCCACGTTCGGCCAGGACCGTCGCACCACGCTCGCCGTCGCGGACCAGCTGCGCCGCATCGCCCGCCGCGGGGGAGCGGTGGTCCTGGTCAGCCACGATCTGCGCCTGGTCGCCTCGCTCGCCGACCAGGTGCTGCTATTGGCCCACGGGGCCCCGGTGGCGTCCGGTCCCACCGCCGACATCCTGACTCCGGATGTGCTCGGCCGGGCCGGTCTGCGTCTGCCACCGTTGCTGGAGGCGTGGATCGCCGACGTCCACGGCGACCCGCAGCGCCTGCCCGCGCTGCTCGACGCCCTCGACGAACTGGCCCTCGCCGAGCTCGCACGTGATGACGCGTCGCGATACCCGGACCTCGTCCCGTCGGCGCGATGA